Genomic DNA from Enterococcus saccharolyticus subsp. saccharolyticus:
GCGATTACCGGAAAAATACAGGTGCTTTCTTCGGCCCGATCGCGAACGACAACCTGAAAAAGTTGAAGTTTTCCAAATGCTTCATCAGCGCCAACGGCATCCACAATGAAGCGATCTCTACCTATAGCATGGCGGAAGGCGAAACCCAGAACATCGCCCTGAACAACTCCCGCACAAAATACTTGCTTGCGGACAACAAGAAATTCAACCGGGACGATTTCTACAATTTCTACAACCTGCACGACATCGATCACTTGGTCACCGATGACCATATCAGCGCGGATTTGGTCACGCATTACTCGCAGTACGTCACCCTTACCCAAGCCCAAACAGAAGAAGGAGCTAACTTATGAAACTGAACGGCATCATTTTTGACTTCAACGGTACAATGTTCCAGGATTCGCATCTGCACGAACAGGCCTGGATCGACATGATCCAAAAGTACAGTCCAGGCAACGGGCTTACAGAAACAGAGATTCTGACAAACGTACACGGCCGCACGAACGACAAAATCCTGCGTCATTTTGTTTCCTCTGAACTGACGGACGAGGAAGTGCAGAAACTTTCTTTGGAGAAGGAAGAACATTACCGCAAACTCTGCCTGAACAAACCGGAACAACTCGTGTTGACGGACGGCTTGATCGAAGTGCTGGACGATCTGAAGGAGCGCAAGTTGCCGCTGACGATTGCCACCGCGACCATCAAAGAAAATGTCGACTTCTATTTCGACACCTTCGCGCTTGATCGTTGGTTCGATCCGGACAAAGTCGTCTTCGATGACGGTTCCTTCCCCGGAAAACCGGAGCCGGATATTTTCCTGCATGCCGCCAGAAAACTCGGGGTCCCCCCCGAAGAATGTCTGGTCATCGAGGACGCCTATTCCGGACTCCGCGCGGCCAACACCGCGAACATCGGTATGATCATCGCAATCGACCCGTTCTTCAAGAACCGGGAAACCTTCCAGAAGGAAAATCTCTGCAAGGATGGCGTCATCACAGACTTCCATGGCTTCACGCAACGCCTTTTCGCGGAGCAAGCCTAAAAATAAAGAGAACGCACAATCGGCCAACCGATTGTGCGTTCTCTTTTTGTGGAGTTGCGGGGTTGCTCAAGGTTACCGAATCACCGGGAGCTGTGCTCCGGTGAAAGACGGCTTCCGCGATTGAAGCAATATATCGGTCCGCAGCGATTGGCTCGCTGGCGTTTGTAGGTGATCCCATTACCACTGTGAAACCAAAATAAAAACTGTGGAACATGTGCTATCATCACATTCCACAGCTGAATAATTTTATACTTTCCTGCTCCATAAGAATAAACCTGCTATTCGATTATCTGAGTTTCTGCCAACTTTTTGTACCAGTAAGCACTTTTCTTCGGATAACGTTCCTGCGTTTCAAAATCCACGTAGAATAATCCGTAGCGTTTCTCATAGCCATTTGACCATGAAAAGACATCCATCAATGACCATATGAAATAACCTTTCACGTTCACACCTGCTGTTATTGCATCTGAAATGATCTCTAAATGCTTTTTAACATAATCGATACGTGCATCATCCTTGACTGTACCATCTACAAATTCATCTTTATAGCCTAAGCCATTTTCAGTAATATAGATTTTTTTATAATTAGGATAATCATTTTTGACCCGCATCATTTGATCATATAAGCCTTGTGGATAGATCATCCAATCCCAATCAGTTCGTGGAACATCTACGTCAAACTCTCTTCTTCCGACACCTTTCAGCTGATATTTAGATCCGCCTTTAGCCCCGGTTGAATTATGCGTAATTTCTGATTCACCATCAAACGCACGCATCCAATCGCTCATGTAATAATTAATGCCCAGAAAGTCATTTAAATCCTTAGCTGATTCAAGAATTTCAAAATCTTCTTCACGAAGATCCAAATTGCCACCATTTATGGAGAGAATATGATTAACACCCTCCATCGTTTTTTGAGAGTACCTCCCCAAGTAAGTGGCATCCAGAATAAATTTGTTATGAATGATGTCTTCCAATTCTGCTGCTCGCACGTCACCTGGATTAGATGGATCATAAGGATACTTTGTTGGGAGCGCATGAACGACACCTATTTCTCCTGAATATCCATTATCCTTATAGACCCTAACAGCTCTTGCATGTGCAAGCATCATGTTGTGATGAGATTGGAATAATTTTTCAAAATCATACTTAATCCCTGGTGGGAATTTACCGACTAAGTACTGACCATCACCTATCGGGCCTATTTCATTGAACGTAGTCCAATAGTTAACCTCTGAAAATTCTTTAAAACAGTACGCAGCGTAATCTACAAAATGGTCAATGTTTTTACGATTTAAGAAGTCTCCATCTGAATGCAACACTTCAGGAGTATCAAAATGATGCAGCGTGACAAAAGGCTCCACATGACGTTTATGGCATTCTGAAAAGAGCTTATGATAGTATGCAACGCCTTTAGGATTTACTTCACCAAAACCAGTCGGAAAAATGCGTGACCATGCAATGGAAATGCGAATGCCGTTTACACCGAATTTTTCACTAAGCTCCAG
This window encodes:
- a CDS encoding HAD family hydrolase; the protein is MNGIIFDFNGTMFQDSHLHEQAWIDMIQKYSPGNGLTETEILTNVHGRTNDKILRHFVSSELTDEEVQKLSLEKEEHYRKLCLNKPEQLVLTDGLIEVLDDLKERKLPLTIATATIKENVDFYFDTFALDRWFDPDKVVFDDGSFPGKPEPDIFLHAARKLGVPPEECLVIEDAYSGLRAANTANIGMIIAIDPFFKNRETFQKENLCKDGVITDFHGFTQRLFAEQA
- the lacG gene encoding 6-phospho-beta-galactosidase; the encoded protein is MKNLPKDFIFGGATAAYQAEGATQTDGKGRVAWDTYLEENYWYTAEPASDFYHRYPVDLELSEKFGVNGIRISIAWSRIFPTGFGEVNPKGVAYYHKLFSECHKRHVEPFVTLHHFDTPEVLHSDGDFLNRKNIDHFVDYAAYCFKEFSEVNYWTTFNEIGPIGDGQYLVGKFPPGIKYDFEKLFQSHHNMMLAHARAVRVYKDNGYSGEIGVVHALPTKYPYDPSNPGDVRAAELEDIIHNKFILDATYLGRYSQKTMEGVNHILSINGGNLDLREEDFEILESAKDLNDFLGINYYMSDWMRAFDGESEITHNSTGAKGGSKYQLKGVGRREFDVDVPRTDWDWMIYPQGLYDQMMRVKNDYPNYKKIYITENGLGYKDEFVDGTVKDDARIDYVKKHLEIISDAITAGVNVKGYFIWSLMDVFSWSNGYEKRYGLFYVDFETQERYPKKSAYWYKKLAETQIIE